A window of Calliopsis andreniformis isolate RMS-2024a chromosome 3, iyCalAndr_principal, whole genome shotgun sequence contains these coding sequences:
- the LOC143177426 gene encoding phospholipase DDHD1 isoform X3: MSDSRTEVDPFSDTPLEFQQCEEITDITTEQNSKEEPESVMSELMYAEPLTPEQIRWFYRDGVDKRWVEFCGYDSLRIENAWQNYQNLVSKNNDEAHSSPPIEKIVVKGGMYDVEIDKMKCVSIYCPGEEWEIMRGTWYYDGSWIPLETEQSKVIEEVHLNLFQKQSPSQTTSACNTPSHSYKVLYTEHFPEFHVDWHSINDVILYSEYRHSKLMRSVTSKLGFAKTTGYQLRRGYKVAATVDDKPHDIDHLVFVVHGIGQKRDTGKIIRNTTSFRDCVDWLKQKYFPNSNYRVEFFPVEWRSSLKLDGGWMGPDTRPPSPETQEVLLQRLQFPIENLFCLGSPLSVFLALRTRSPSNKTDVMPQGLCKRFYNIFHWSDPVAYRMEPLLERGYSKIEPVLIPPYGGVEGQQTMEQAPPAISTVDQTFSPPETDERDESPDMSTRAVDKGWSLWGLVRAGWNAKEDASTPLQPGQELAQRLDYVLRATLGRNYLYTVAAHTTYWSNYDVAYFVLTRLFPTLET, encoded by the exons ATGTCTGATAGCAGGACCGAAGTTGATCCTTTCAGCGATACACCCCTGGAGTTTCAGCAATGCGAGG AAATTACAGATATTACCACAGAACAAAATTCAAAGGAAGAGCCAGAAAGTGTAATGAGCGAATTAATGTATGCTGAACCTTTGACACCAGAACAAATACGTTGGTTTTATAGAGATGGTGTAGACAAAAGATGGGTAGAATTTTGTGGATATGAtagtttaaggattgaaaatgcaTGGCAAAATTATCAAAATTTAGTTAGTAAAAATAATGATGAAGCCCATAGTTCACCTCCTATTGAGAAAATTGTAGTTAAAGGAGGAATGTATGATGTAGAAATTGATAAAATGAagtgtgtttcaatatattgtcCAG GTGAAGAATGGGAAATTATGAGAGGTACTTGGTATTATGATGGCAGTTGGATACCTTTAGAGACAGAACAATCTAAAGTTATAGAAGAAGTTCATCTTAATCTTTTCCAAAAACAATCACCAAGTCAAACTACATCAGCATGTAATACACCTTCCCATTCTTATAAAG TATTATATACAGAACATTTTCCTGAATTTCATGTTGATTGGCATAGTATAAATGATGTGATATTGTATAGTGAATATAGACACAGTAAATTAATGCGTAGTGTTACATCAAAGCTGGGTTTTGCAAAAA CTACGGGTTATCAATTAAGGAGGGGCTATAAAGTTGCAGCAACAGTGGATGACAAACCTCATGATATTGATCATTTGGTATTTGTAGTTCATGGAATTGGTCAAAAAAGGGATACTGGAAAAATAATACGTAATACAACATC ATTCAGAGATTGTGTAGACTGGTTAAAGCAAAAATACTTTCCCAATTCAAATTATAGAGTAGAATTTTTTCCGGTTGAGTGGAGATCATCATTAAAACTTGATGGAG GTTGGATGGGTCCAGACACAAGACCTCCGTCCCCCGAAACACAAGAAGTTTTATTACAACGATTACAATTTCCA attgaaaatttattttgtttGGGTTCGCCTCTGTCTGTATTTCTTGCATTACGTACAcgttctccatctaacaaaacaGATGTGATGCCACAAGGATTATGTAAAAGATTTTATAACATATTTCACTGGTCCGATCCTGTAGCTTATAGAATGGAACCACTTCTAGAAAGAGGATATAGCAAAATTGAACCAGTTcttattccaccatatggagGTGTTGAAGGTCAACAGACAATGGAACAAGCACCTCCTGCAATAAGTACTGTAGATCAAACTTTTTCTCCTCCAG AAACTGATGAAAGAGATGAGAGCCCAGATATGTCTACTCGTGCTGTGGATAAAGGTTGGAGTTTATGGGGTTTAGTAAGAGCTGGCTGGAATGCTAAAGAAGATGCTTCTACACCACTTCAACCAGGCCAAG AATTAGCACAACGGTTGGATTACGTGCTTCGAGCAACTTTGGGGCGAAATTATTTATATACGGTAGCAGCACACACAACATATTGGAGTAACTATGATGTAGCCTATTTTGTGTTAACAAGACTTTTTCCAACACTAGAAACATGA
- the LOC143177426 gene encoding phospholipase DDHD1 isoform X2, whose product MSDSRTEVDPFSDTPLEFQQCEDITTEQNSKEEPESVMSELMYAEPLTPEQIRWFYRDGVDKRWVEFCGYDSLRIENAWQNYQNLVSKNNDEAHSSPPIEKIVVKGGMYDVEIDKMKCVSIYCPGEEWEIMRGTWYYDGSWIPLETEQSKVIEEVHLNLFQKQSPSQTTSACNTPSHSYKVLYTEHFPEFHVDWHSINDVILYSEYRHSKLMRSVTSKLGFAKTTGYQLRRGYKVAATVDDKPHDIDHLVFVVHGIGQKRDTGKIIRNTTSFRDCVDWLKQKYFPNSNYRVEFFPVEWRSSLKLDGDIVEAITPYSVLSIRHLLNTSAMDILYYTSPLYGGEVRAGLQKELNRLYFMFASRHPGWKGKVSILAHSLGCVIVYDIVTGWMGPDTRPPSPETQEVLLQRLQFPIENLFCLGSPLSVFLALRTRSPSNKTDVMPQGLCKRFYNIFHWSDPVAYRMEPLLERGYSKIEPVLIPPYGGVEGQQTMEQAPPAISTVDQTFSPPETDERDESPDMSTRAVDKGWSLWGLVRAGWNAKEDASTPLQPGQELAQRLDYVLRATLGRNYLYTVAAHTTYWSNYDVAYFVLTRLFPTLET is encoded by the exons ATGTCTGATAGCAGGACCGAAGTTGATCCTTTCAGCGATACACCCCTGGAGTTTCAGCAATGCGAGG ATATTACCACAGAACAAAATTCAAAGGAAGAGCCAGAAAGTGTAATGAGCGAATTAATGTATGCTGAACCTTTGACACCAGAACAAATACGTTGGTTTTATAGAGATGGTGTAGACAAAAGATGGGTAGAATTTTGTGGATATGAtagtttaaggattgaaaatgcaTGGCAAAATTATCAAAATTTAGTTAGTAAAAATAATGATGAAGCCCATAGTTCACCTCCTATTGAGAAAATTGTAGTTAAAGGAGGAATGTATGATGTAGAAATTGATAAAATGAagtgtgtttcaatatattgtcCAG GTGAAGAATGGGAAATTATGAGAGGTACTTGGTATTATGATGGCAGTTGGATACCTTTAGAGACAGAACAATCTAAAGTTATAGAAGAAGTTCATCTTAATCTTTTCCAAAAACAATCACCAAGTCAAACTACATCAGCATGTAATACACCTTCCCATTCTTATAAAG TATTATATACAGAACATTTTCCTGAATTTCATGTTGATTGGCATAGTATAAATGATGTGATATTGTATAGTGAATATAGACACAGTAAATTAATGCGTAGTGTTACATCAAAGCTGGGTTTTGCAAAAA CTACGGGTTATCAATTAAGGAGGGGCTATAAAGTTGCAGCAACAGTGGATGACAAACCTCATGATATTGATCATTTGGTATTTGTAGTTCATGGAATTGGTCAAAAAAGGGATACTGGAAAAATAATACGTAATACAACATC ATTCAGAGATTGTGTAGACTGGTTAAAGCAAAAATACTTTCCCAATTCAAATTATAGAGTAGAATTTTTTCCGGTTGAGTGGAGATCATCATTAAAACTTGATGGAG ATATAGTTGAAGCTATTACACCTTATAGTGTATTAAGTATACGACACTTATTAAATACATCAGCAATGGATATTCTTTACTACACAAGTCCTCTTTATGGCGGAGAAGTAAGAGCTGGTTTACAAAAAGAATTAAATAGACTATACTTTATGTTTGCTAGTCGGCATCCTGGTTGGAAAGGGAAAGTTTCAATCTTGGCACATTCTTTGGGATGTGTGATCGTTTATGATATTGTCACAGGTTGGATGGGTCCAGACACAAGACCTCCGTCCCCCGAAACACAAGAAGTTTTATTACAACGATTACAATTTCCA attgaaaatttattttgtttGGGTTCGCCTCTGTCTGTATTTCTTGCATTACGTACAcgttctccatctaacaaaacaGATGTGATGCCACAAGGATTATGTAAAAGATTTTATAACATATTTCACTGGTCCGATCCTGTAGCTTATAGAATGGAACCACTTCTAGAAAGAGGATATAGCAAAATTGAACCAGTTcttattccaccatatggagGTGTTGAAGGTCAACAGACAATGGAACAAGCACCTCCTGCAATAAGTACTGTAGATCAAACTTTTTCTCCTCCAG AAACTGATGAAAGAGATGAGAGCCCAGATATGTCTACTCGTGCTGTGGATAAAGGTTGGAGTTTATGGGGTTTAGTAAGAGCTGGCTGGAATGCTAAAGAAGATGCTTCTACACCACTTCAACCAGGCCAAG AATTAGCACAACGGTTGGATTACGTGCTTCGAGCAACTTTGGGGCGAAATTATTTATATACGGTAGCAGCACACACAACATATTGGAGTAACTATGATGTAGCCTATTTTGTGTTAACAAGACTTTTTCCAACACTAGAAACATGA
- the LOC143177426 gene encoding phospholipase DDHD1 isoform X1: MSDSRTEVDPFSDTPLEFQQCEEITDITTEQNSKEEPESVMSELMYAEPLTPEQIRWFYRDGVDKRWVEFCGYDSLRIENAWQNYQNLVSKNNDEAHSSPPIEKIVVKGGMYDVEIDKMKCVSIYCPGEEWEIMRGTWYYDGSWIPLETEQSKVIEEVHLNLFQKQSPSQTTSACNTPSHSYKVLYTEHFPEFHVDWHSINDVILYSEYRHSKLMRSVTSKLGFAKTTGYQLRRGYKVAATVDDKPHDIDHLVFVVHGIGQKRDTGKIIRNTTSFRDCVDWLKQKYFPNSNYRVEFFPVEWRSSLKLDGDIVEAITPYSVLSIRHLLNTSAMDILYYTSPLYGGEVRAGLQKELNRLYFMFASRHPGWKGKVSILAHSLGCVIVYDIVTGWMGPDTRPPSPETQEVLLQRLQFPIENLFCLGSPLSVFLALRTRSPSNKTDVMPQGLCKRFYNIFHWSDPVAYRMEPLLERGYSKIEPVLIPPYGGVEGQQTMEQAPPAISTVDQTFSPPETDERDESPDMSTRAVDKGWSLWGLVRAGWNAKEDASTPLQPGQELAQRLDYVLRATLGRNYLYTVAAHTTYWSNYDVAYFVLTRLFPTLET, from the exons ATGTCTGATAGCAGGACCGAAGTTGATCCTTTCAGCGATACACCCCTGGAGTTTCAGCAATGCGAGG AAATTACAGATATTACCACAGAACAAAATTCAAAGGAAGAGCCAGAAAGTGTAATGAGCGAATTAATGTATGCTGAACCTTTGACACCAGAACAAATACGTTGGTTTTATAGAGATGGTGTAGACAAAAGATGGGTAGAATTTTGTGGATATGAtagtttaaggattgaaaatgcaTGGCAAAATTATCAAAATTTAGTTAGTAAAAATAATGATGAAGCCCATAGTTCACCTCCTATTGAGAAAATTGTAGTTAAAGGAGGAATGTATGATGTAGAAATTGATAAAATGAagtgtgtttcaatatattgtcCAG GTGAAGAATGGGAAATTATGAGAGGTACTTGGTATTATGATGGCAGTTGGATACCTTTAGAGACAGAACAATCTAAAGTTATAGAAGAAGTTCATCTTAATCTTTTCCAAAAACAATCACCAAGTCAAACTACATCAGCATGTAATACACCTTCCCATTCTTATAAAG TATTATATACAGAACATTTTCCTGAATTTCATGTTGATTGGCATAGTATAAATGATGTGATATTGTATAGTGAATATAGACACAGTAAATTAATGCGTAGTGTTACATCAAAGCTGGGTTTTGCAAAAA CTACGGGTTATCAATTAAGGAGGGGCTATAAAGTTGCAGCAACAGTGGATGACAAACCTCATGATATTGATCATTTGGTATTTGTAGTTCATGGAATTGGTCAAAAAAGGGATACTGGAAAAATAATACGTAATACAACATC ATTCAGAGATTGTGTAGACTGGTTAAAGCAAAAATACTTTCCCAATTCAAATTATAGAGTAGAATTTTTTCCGGTTGAGTGGAGATCATCATTAAAACTTGATGGAG ATATAGTTGAAGCTATTACACCTTATAGTGTATTAAGTATACGACACTTATTAAATACATCAGCAATGGATATTCTTTACTACACAAGTCCTCTTTATGGCGGAGAAGTAAGAGCTGGTTTACAAAAAGAATTAAATAGACTATACTTTATGTTTGCTAGTCGGCATCCTGGTTGGAAAGGGAAAGTTTCAATCTTGGCACATTCTTTGGGATGTGTGATCGTTTATGATATTGTCACAGGTTGGATGGGTCCAGACACAAGACCTCCGTCCCCCGAAACACAAGAAGTTTTATTACAACGATTACAATTTCCA attgaaaatttattttgtttGGGTTCGCCTCTGTCTGTATTTCTTGCATTACGTACAcgttctccatctaacaaaacaGATGTGATGCCACAAGGATTATGTAAAAGATTTTATAACATATTTCACTGGTCCGATCCTGTAGCTTATAGAATGGAACCACTTCTAGAAAGAGGATATAGCAAAATTGAACCAGTTcttattccaccatatggagGTGTTGAAGGTCAACAGACAATGGAACAAGCACCTCCTGCAATAAGTACTGTAGATCAAACTTTTTCTCCTCCAG AAACTGATGAAAGAGATGAGAGCCCAGATATGTCTACTCGTGCTGTGGATAAAGGTTGGAGTTTATGGGGTTTAGTAAGAGCTGGCTGGAATGCTAAAGAAGATGCTTCTACACCACTTCAACCAGGCCAAG AATTAGCACAACGGTTGGATTACGTGCTTCGAGCAACTTTGGGGCGAAATTATTTATATACGGTAGCAGCACACACAACATATTGGAGTAACTATGATGTAGCCTATTTTGTGTTAACAAGACTTTTTCCAACACTAGAAACATGA